In Sphaeramia orbicularis chromosome 5, fSphaOr1.1, whole genome shotgun sequence, a genomic segment contains:
- the il10 gene encoding LOW QUALITY PROTEIN: interleukin-10 (The sequence of the model RefSeq protein was modified relative to this genomic sequence to represent the inferred CDS: inserted 1 base in 1 codon) — MPGRCVLLSVLLLLLLLLRHACSSPVCNNHCCRFVESFPTRLRTLRDHFSQIRDYYEANDDLDSALLDVTIEDTFKKPFRLHAMDGVLXLYLRTVLPTALAGVTEENKDLKPHMESIQVIFDQLKREVTSCKKYFSCKKPFDISTLNSTYTQMEDKGLYKAMGELDILFNYIETYLASNRHGTRVASV, encoded by the exons ATGCCTGGCCGGTGTGTCCTCCTGTccgtcctgctcctgctcctgctcctgctcagACATGCCTGCTCCTCTCCTGTCTGCAACAACCACTGCTGCCGCTTTGTGGAGTCTTTCCCTACCAGACTGAGGACGCTGCGGGATCACTTTTCTCAGATCAGAGACTATTAT GAAGCAAATGATGACTTGGACAGCGCGCTGCTAGACGTAACCATCGAAGACACCTTTAAA AAGCCCTTTCGGCTGCATGCCATGGACGGTGTCC GGCTCTACCTGAGGACGGTGCTGCCCACTGCCTTGGCCGGAGTCACGGAGGAAAACAAGGACCTGAAGCCGCACATGGAGTCCATCCAGGTGATCTTCGACCAGCTCAAGCGTGAGGTCACCAGCTGT aaaaaatatttttcatgcaagAAGCCGTTTGACATCAGTACCCTTAACTCTACTTACACACAG ATGGAGGATAAAGGTCTGTATAAGGCCATGGGAGAGCTGGATATCCTGTTCAACTACATTGAGACATATTTGGCTTCAAATCGACATGGAACCCGAGTGGCTTCTGTTTAA
- the il19l gene encoding interleukin 19 like: MKMLFGCCLCLLVLLSGLSDTVESRTLHLDSCSVNVHIHELRKHYSTIRLSAISGDSEIAVKLLDKSAMRNVQEGQRCCFMRLLLRFYVERVFGNYALSQPQDQRSSSALANAFVTIRRDIHKCHCHCGEETQRTIDSLHAEFIKLQINQAAQKAVGELDTVLDWLEGFGPKTH; encoded by the exons atgaagatgctgTTTGGCTGCTGTCTCTGCCTGCTCGTCCTGCTCAGTGGTCTGAGTGACACCGTGGAGAGTCGGACTCTGCATCTGGACAGCTGCAGCGTTAATGTTCACATTCATGAACTACGCAAACATTATTCTACCATTCGGCTCAGTGCA ATATCAGGTGACAGTGAGATAGCAGTGAAACTTTTGGATAAATCAGCAATGAGGAATGTTCAG gaGGGGCAGAGGTGCTGTTTCATGCGCCTCCTGTTGCGTTTCTATGTTGAGAGAGTGTTTGGCAACTACGCCTTGTCTCAGCCACAGGACCAACGCAGCTCCAGTGCTCTGGCCAATGCTTTTGTCACCATCAGAAGAGATATACATAAATGT CACTGCCACTGTGGAGAGGAGACGCAGAGGACCATTGACTCTCTACATGCAGAGTTTATAAAG CTTCAGATTAACCAGGCAGCCCAGAAGGCCGTGGGAGAACTGGACACGGTTCTGGACTGGCTGGAGGGATTCGGACCGAAAACACACTGA
- the prelp gene encoding prolargin produces the protein MKAGVGLFSALALFLLMGAVFTQRPRPKKPTRRPATTRRPSVPQPPAPGQPEPQEPTDYPPVILGMSSFFPDCPKECTCTPNYPNALNCENHNLRVIPVIPSRTHYLYLQNNFISEVTAEPFLNATDVRWINLANNRIHRIDKQVFGKIPSLLYLYIQRNQLKEVPSGLPASLEQLRLARNRISKIPSGAFSKMGNLTLLDLYHNQLSDNDLGKNTFKDLKSLMQLNLARNVLKKMPDGVPNGLIQLFLDRNLIDDIPRDYFKGFTHLAFVRLNYNQLSDKGLPKAVFNISTLLDLQLSHNQLASVPLFSSHLEHLHLDHNSIEVINGTQICPCSLDTDTSDQSLVPKLRYLRLDGNHLNPPIPVDVIMCFRHLHSIVI, from the exons ATGAAGGCCGGCGTGGGACTCTTCTCTGCATTGGCTCTGTTCCTCCTAATGGGGGCAGTGTTCACCCAGAGACCTCGGCCAAAGAAACCCACCAGGCGCCCAGCCACCACCAGGAGGCCTTCAGTCCCCCAGCCTCCTGCACCAGGACAACCAGAGCCTCAGGAGCCCACAGACTACCCCCCAGTCATCCTGGGGATGTCCTCTTTCTTTCCTGACTGCCCCAAAGAGTGTACCTGCACCCCAAACTATCCAAATGCCCTGAACTGTGAGAACCACAACCTCCGTGTGATCCCCGTCATCCCATCTAGAACTCACTATTTGTACTTGCAGAACAACTTCATCTCAGAGGTGACAGCTGAGCCATTCCTTAACGCTACTGATGTTCGCTGGATCAACTTGGCCAACAACCGCATTCATCGAATAGACAAGCAG GTGTTTGGGAAGATCCCCTCCCTGCTCTATCTCTATATTCAGCGTAATCAGCTGAAAGAAGTCCCCTCAGGCCTTCCAGCAAGCCTTGAACAACTCCGCCTAGCAAGAAATCGCATTTCCAAGATCCCCTCTGGTGCCTTCAGCAAGATGGGCAACCTGACCCTGCTGGATCTGTACCATAACCAG CTGAGTGACAACGACCTGGGAAAAAACACTTTTAAAGATCTGAAAAGCCTGATGCAGCTCAATCTGGCTCGAAATGTCCTTAAAAAGATGCCTGATGGGGTTCCAAATGGCCTCATACAGCTTTTCCTGGACAGGAACCTTATAGATGACATCCCAAG AGACTACTTTAAAGGCTTCACTCATTTGGCCTTTGTGAGACTGAACTACAATCAGCTCAGTGACAAAGGGCTGCCCAAGGCTGTCTTCAACATATCCACCCTGCTGGACCTGCAGCTGTCCCACAACCAGCTGGCCTCTGTTCCACTCTTCAGCTCCCACCTGGAGCACCTGCACCTGGACCACAACAGCATCGAGG TCATCAATGGGACTCAGATCTGCCCGTGCAGCCTGGACACTGATACGTCTGATCAGAGTCTGGTGCCCAAACTAAG GTACCTGCGTTTGGATGGAAACCACCTGAACCCCCCCATCCCTGTGGATGTCATCATGTGTTTTAGACACCTCCACTCTATTGTCATTTAG